From one Triticum urartu cultivar G1812 chromosome 3, Tu2.1, whole genome shotgun sequence genomic stretch:
- the LOC125547152 gene encoding putative F-box protein At3g52320 codes for MMRGSKKKKKWDTGRSPVSELPDDLLVEIISRLPYKSTCCCQCVSTRWRDLISHPDHRKKLSQSTLAGFFFETWDTKKVSRRYQSVSGNWRPPINSSLSFLPRCEKLHILDCCNGLLLCKCWQDTDRKILDYVVCNPATEKWVVVPATNWSSKLYKAHLGFDPVVSSHFHVFEFVPTYVWDGDKSGDHSQRYIKVVGIYSSKAGVWTRQRAWDLPIETVHFIGSAFLTGILYLTSNNDLVATVDVDGNCSSVRVPKPHCPGCAYDVYVSRGHLYIANCDASEISIWVLEDFSTAKWTLKLNVSYELLFGTRYSSHDDHCCVISAHPEHNVIFIIVKYTLYWRSLVELFSYEMDSKELRLICDLGRESSFPYLSYVPLFSESLADEH; via the coding sequence ATGATGCGGggctccaagaagaagaagaagtgggACACGGGGAGGAGCCCGGTGTCCGAGCTCCCGGACGACCTCCTGGTCGAGATCATCTCGCGCTTGCCCTACAAGTCCACCTGCTGTTGCCAGTGCGTCTCCACGCGCTGGCGCGATCTAATCTCCCACCCGGACCACCGCAAGAAGCTTTCTCAGTCGACCCTCGCCGGCTTCTTCTTTGAAACATGGGACACAAAAAAGGTTTCTCGTCGTTACCAAAGCGTCTCCGGGAACTGGCGCCCTCCCATCAACTCCTCCCTCTCGTTCCTGCCGCGATGCGAGAAACTCCACATATTGGACTGCTGCAATGGCCTCCTCCTCTGTAAGTGCTGGCAGGACACTGATCGCAAGATACTTGATTACGTGGTGTGCAATCCGGCCACCGAGAAGTGGGTGGTCGTGCCTGCCACAAACTGGTCCAGCAAGTTGTACAAAGCTCACCTGGGGTTCGATCCAGTGGTCTCATCACACTTCCATGTTTTTGAGTTCGTACCTACCTATGTCTGGGATGGGGATAAGAGTGGTGATCATAGTCAAAGATACATCAAAGTGGTGGGAATCTACTCTTCCAAAGCTGGAGTTTGGACACGTCAGCGTGCATGGGACCTTCCAATTGAAACAGTCCACTTTATAGGTAGCGCATTTTTGACCGGGATCCTGTATTTAACTTCCAATAATGATTTGGTTGCAACCGTTGACGTGGATGGAAATTGCAGTTCCGTTCGTGTTCCTAAACCACACTGTCCCGGTTGTGCTTATGATGTTTATGTATCACGGGGCCATTTGTATATCGCAAATTGTGATGCTTCTGAAATATCAATCTGGGTTTTAGAAGATTTTAGCACTGCAAAATGGACATTGAAGCTCAATGTCAGCTACGAGCTACTGTTTGGAACAAGGTATTCAAGCCATGATGATCATTGCTGTGTTATCTCAGCTCACCCAGAACATAATGTCATATTCATAATTGTAAAATATACTTTGTATTGGCGTTCACTGGTGGAACTATTTTCCTACGAAATGGATTCTAAGGAGCTGCGTTTGATATGTGATCTTGGACGGGAATCCAGCTTCCCTTATCTTTCATACGTTCCATTGTTCTCAGAGTCATTGGCAGATGAACACTAA